A segment of the Terribacillus aidingensis genome:
AGAAGAAGCTGTTCTTATTCTCTCTTTTATAACCTCTTCTTAAAGCATAAATATAATAATCACAGAGGTAAGTATAGAGCTAGTACCAACTATAAAAGTGCTTTGTGTAATATGAGCAGCTAAATTAGCTTTGAAAGATTGCATATTAGGATCATTTTTTATTTGGCTATCCGCTTGTTCTGCAGACCTCGATTTCCGGACCATGCGTTCACCGATAATTTTGAAGCCTTGGATCAATGGTGTCAGGAATCCTGTATGTAGGATGAGTGCTATTGCGGCGATTATGATTAGGATGAGGCCGATTAAGAATGCAATATTAGATACATCTGCTAGCGAAAATGGAGCGGCAACTGTTGCGATGTACCAGCCGAGGAGGGTTAAGAAGAATAGAGAGACTTTCCACTTCATTTTACGTGCTCCTTTCCTATGTAACGGAAAGCGAGATCTGTCAGAGATCCCGCTTTCCATCATTTCAGTGTGTTACTCAGATACTTTTTCTGCCCATTTCAGGTAAGGGTAACGGTTTACCGGATAGACAATGTTTTCGAAGTTCTGGGAAGTCAGGTAGTTGTTTGTATAATGGTAGATTGGGTTGAATGGCAGATCTTCCATTAATACTGCTTCTGCTTGGTGCAATAATTCGTAACGTTTGTCTGGGTCTTGTTCTACTTTGGCATCGGCCATAAGCTGGTCGTACTCTTCATTCACCCAGTTTGTACGGTTGTTCGGGCTGTCACCTAGATAGTAATCGAGGATGACAACTGGATCTACAAGGACGCCAATCCAGCCCATGCGAGCCATTTGGAAGTTACCTTGCTGTGTTGTATCCAGGTATGTTTTCCACTCTTGGTTTTCAAGCTTCACATCTACGCCAAGATTGTCTTTGTACATGGCTTGTACTGCTTCCGCAATTTTCTTGTTGTTTTCTGCTGTATTATAAGAGATGGATACTTCCGGAAGCTCTGTCCAGCCTTCTTCTTCCATACCTTCTTCTAGAAGTTTTTTCGCTTCTGCTGCGTCTTCTTCAAAGTATTCGCCGCCAGCTTCACGGAAGTCGCCTTCTGGCGTTTCCACACCTGGTGGTACAAATGCATATGCTGGTGTTTCACCTGATTTGGTCACGTTTTGTGTCAGTGTTTCGCGATCCACTGCAAGCGTGAATGCTCTTCTGATTTTTTCATTCGTGAATGGTTCTTTTTCTACATTGAACATGTACATGTACGTACCGAAGTATGGTACTTCGCTATATTCTTCTGATTCCTTCTCTTGCTCAATCACATCAGATGGCAATGTTTGAATCAGATCCAGCTCACCTGTCTTGAACATTTGATAGTAAGTTGTTGCATCGTTGACGATTTTGTAGGTTACTTTGTCGAGTTTTACAACACTGTTATCCCAATAGTTTTCATTCTTCTCGATAACAACTTCACTGTCATGCGCCCATTTTGTCAGCTTGAATGGTCCGTTACTAACATACGTATCTGCTTCTGCAGACCATGCACTGTTCTCTTCCACAAGCTCCTGCTTTACCGGATAGAATGTCCACATTGTTAGTAGTTCGTCAAAGTAGCCAAGCGGTGCGCCTAGTTCTACTACAAGTGTCTTATCATCTTGTGCTGTGATACCAACGTCTTCTACCGCGCCATCACCTTTGTTATAAGCTTCTGCACCTTTGATATAGTACATGTAGAACGCAAAGGAGCTACCTGTGTCCGGATTCAAAACACGTTTCCAGCCGTACTCGAAATCTTGTGCTGTTACATTGCTGCCATCGGACCATTTTGCATCGTCACGAAGTGTGAATGTATACGTTTTTCCATCTTCGGAGACATCTACATTTTCAGCAGCTCCTAGTACTGGATTTCCGCTTTCATCTTTTGTATAAAGACCTTCAAATACGTGGTCTAGAACCCAGCCTGACGTCGTATCTGTTGCAAGTGCCGGATCCAAATCTGGCGGCTCACTCATTGCATTGACTGTGATTTCCTGCGGAATGTCTGCTGCGCTTCCTCCTGAGCTGCCATTACTGCAGCCTGCAGCAACGATTACAAGTATGAGCATACCTACTAGCCATTTTTTCATAACATCTTCCCCCTTCAAATTTGATTATTGTAAAGATGGCACGCTGTCCAGTGCTTTTCTTTCACTTCGCGCCACTCTGGCACTTCCTTGGCACATACATCCATCGCAAATGGACATCGTGTCCGGAAACGACAGCCGCTTGGCGGGTCGACTGGACTTGGCGGATCGCCGTCCAACACAATTCGCTCACGTCTTTCAGCTTCGGGATTTGCGATAGGAATAGCAGATAATAGCGCTTTTGTATAAGGATGAAGCGGATCGTGAAACAGCTCGTCGCTGTCGGATAGCTCCATCATCTTCCCTAAGTACATGACACCAATGCGGTCACTGATGTGCTTGACCATGCCTAAATCATGGGCAATGAATAAGTATGTCAGATCCTCTTGCTCCTTTAGGTCTTCCAGCAGATTGATGACCTGCGCCTGGATCGAAACATCCAGTGCTGATATCGGTTCATCGGCTACGATGAATTTCGGTTCGACCGCCAGCGCCCGGGCAATCCCGATCCGCTGCCGCTGCCCGCCGCTGAATTCATGCGGGTAGCGTTTGGCATGCTCTGGCTGCAGTCCAACTCTTTCTAATAGCTCATACACACGATCCTGCCGGTTTTTCCCTGTCGCTAATTTATGTGCATCAATCCCTTCAGCAATAATGTCGCCAACCCGCATCCGTGGATTCAACGAGGCGTGAGGGTCTTGGAAGATGACTTGAATTTCCCGGTTTATCTGTCGCTTTTGCTTCTTATTTAATTGACTCAAATCCAGGTCATTGTAGACGATCTTGCCTGAGGTTGGGTCTTCTAAGCCGACTATCGTTTTACCAAGCGTTGATTTACCGCTGCCGCTTTCTCCTACCAGGCCGAATGTTTCGCCGCGTTTTATCTCAATGGAGATATCATCGACAGATTTAACGGTCTTTTCTTTGCCTATCGGGAAGTATTTCTTCATTTGCTCGATCTGGATGATCGTTTCTGTCATGATAACTGCCTCCCTGCTGCAACCAATTCTTTAAGAGCTGGTGATCTGGAATCGTTCAGCCAGCATTTCGCTTCATGTCCGCTATCGATTGAAAAAGCAGGAGGCATTTCTGCTACACATACGTCCATCGCATATTTACACCGTGGCGCAAATGGGCAGCCCTTTGGAGGGGAAAATAAATCCGGCGGTGCGCCTTCGATCGGTACTAAGCGCTTTTTATCCGCAGCATCTATATCCGGAATCGACTCCAGCAGTCCCCATGTGTATGGATGCTTTGGATTATGGAATAATTCATTTACCGAAGCTGTTTCGACAATCATGCCGCCGTACATGACAGCAACCCGTTCCGCTGTCTCTGCAACAACTCCAAGATCATGGGTAATCAATATAATAGAAGTATCCATTTCGTCTTTTAGATTCTTCATCAAATCCAGTACCTGTGCTTGAATGGTTACATCCAATGCTGTCGTCGGTTCATCCGCAAGAAGAACCTTCGGATGACAAGCCAGCGCGATGGCAATCATGATCCGCTGGCGCATCCCGCCGCTGAATTCATGCGGATACTGCTCATAGCGTTCGGCTGGGTTTGAAATGCCGACACGCCGGATCATGTCAATCGCACGTTCCTTCGCTTCCTGTCCCTTGATGTTTTGATGAGCCGTAATACTTTCTGCGATTTGTTTACCGACCTTCATCGTAGGGTTCAAGGAAGTCATCGGATCCTGAAAGACCATACTTATCTGTGAGCCTTTCACCTTTTGCATATCACGTTTGGATAGCTTTAAGAGATCCTGCCCTTCTAAAAGCACTTCTCCGTTCTTTATTTTGCCTGGCGGAGTTGGGATCAGGCCCATGATGGATTGCACGGTAACACTTTTCCCGCTGCCGCTTTCACCGACTATGGCTAGGATTTCTCCCTTATCAACATGAAAGGAAACATCCCGGACAGCTTGTACTTCTCCTCCATATGTCTTAAAACTGACTTCCAAATTGTTCACTTCCAGTAAGCGTTCCAACATCCCACCTCCTATTTAGTTGCTTTCGGATCAAGTGCATCCTGTAGGCCGTCGCCGAATGCGTTAAACGCAAACATGGTGAGGGCAATCATGAATCCTGGGAAGAAGAGTCGCCACCACTGCCCGCTGAGAATGACGCCTAAGGAATCGTTCGCCATCGTTCCCCAGCTTGCAAATGGAGCCTGAACTCCTAATCCTAAGAAGCTTAAAAATGATTCTGCAAAGATCGAGGAAGGTATCGTAAAGGTTAGGTTCACGATAATGATACCTGCTGTATTTGGAATCAAATGCCGCCAAATGATCTTGGGGTGGGAGGTCCCCATCTTTTGGGCAGCCAGCACATATTCCTGTGACTTCAGCTGGAGTATCTGACCGCGTATAATCCTGGCCATCCCTACCCAGCCGGTAACCGACAGTGCAATGATGATGGATGTGATACCTGGCTCCATGATTACCATCAGCAGGATGACAATCAGCAGATAAGGAATACCGTACAGAATCTCCACGATTCGCATTAAAATACTATCAATCCGGTCACCGAACTTACTTCGTCCGGCCATGTAACCAGAGATTCCTCCGATTGTTACCCCGAGGATGATATCGATTGCTGCGGCAATGAGTCCGATCGTTAACGAAACCCGGGCGCCATACCAGGTTCTCGACCAGACATCCCGTCCTAAGTCATCGGTTCCGAACCAATGCTCACTGTTTGGTGCCACGTTGGTGTTGACCAGATCCTGTTTTGCCGGATCGAATGGAACCATATGCGGACCAGCTATTGCCAGAAATCCAATCACTAGCAGCAGGGTGAACCCAAGCACTGCCATCTTGTTTTTTAGAACAGAAAGGATTGTTTCCTTCCACACGCTCATGCTCGGGCGCTGGATAGGGGCATGTCCCCTTTTTTCTGGTGATAAGGGGCGAAAAAGGGAATCATCCACGCGTTTAGCTTCCATCTTACTCCCCTCCACTCGTTAGTTTTATTCTTGGGTCGATATAGCGGTAAGATAAATCGATGATGAATAATGTCACGACCAGCAATACACTGAAGAAAATCGTTGTTCCCATGATGACTGGATAGTCCCGGTTGAAAATACTATCTACGAAGTAACGGCCGATGCCAGGAATTGCGAATATTTTCTCAATAACGAATGTTCCGGTAATTAAGGACACAAATAAAGGACCTATGAAAGAAATAACCGGCAGGATAGCATTTCGAATGCCATGCCTGATGACTAGCTGCGTTTTTGATAATCCTTTGGCGTCTGCTGTCTTGATATAGTTCTGGTTTGTCACTTCAAGCATGCTGGAACGCATAAAGCGCGCGATAACAGCAAGCGGTGTAGCAGCTAATGCTAACGTTGGTAAGATGGAATGCTGCCATGTTCCCCATGAAGCAACAGGCAACATGCCCCACTCTACGGCAAAATACTTGATTAACAGCGGAGCCAGGATAAAGCTCGGAACAGATATGCCGATTATCGCGATGAACATCGATGCATAATCGAGCACTTTGTTATGATTCAAAGCTGCTACGATCCCTAACAGCAATCCTAGAGCCAAGGCGATGACCAATGCCTGTAAGCCTAGTAAGGCGGATGCTGGTGCACCATCGGCGATGATGGAATTGACTGATCTTGTTTCGGATTGAATGGAGAATCCTAAATCGAATGTCACCAAATCCCTCATATACAGCACATACTGCACGGCTATTGGCTCATCCAGGTTGTATTTCGCCCTGATATTTTGCAATACTTCTTCCGGAAGCACGTCAGCGTCTGAAGCAAATGGATCACCTGGAATGAACTTCATGATCAAAAATGTCAAACTTGCAATGACCCAGATTGTCAGCAGCATGATAAGCAATCGTTTTACAATATACACGGATTCACCTCCACTATTTTTCTACCTGTCACACTTATGCATTCACACTGCCAAGCACGCCATTTGTCGCTGTCATCGCTATAATCACACAGCCCCACATATGCTTGTAAGCTGTGACAATATCATCACACGTAAAGCGGATGCTTCGCGGACCAGTCAGTTCCACGGTAGGAAGTGTTGTTGTCATCATGGCCTGCTGCGGTCCTTTGAACTCGATGTTAAAGGTGACAGGCCCTTCTACTGTTTGCGGCTTAAAGCTCTTGATGTCTTTAACCGCCAGTTCTGCTTTTTTGCGGATCTCTTTGCGGGCAACTTCTGGGTGAAGCAGCTCGGCTGCAAATCGGTCAACAGCTCGTTTTGTCACTGCACCTTTTACATCAGGCAATGTTTCTTGCACCTCTTTTACATACGCATCATCACCGCTGATGAAAATAGCTGGTACGTTAAAGCCGCCTGCTACTAGCGTGTTCATTTCCGTCTCGCCGACAACTCTGTCATTGATCTTCATTTCATTCACACAAATACCTGCCAGTGTATGGCTAATGACTGTACGTTCTGATCCAGCTTCACGTCCATGATGTCCAACGAACATAATGCCATCGAAGGTGTCATCCAAGCCTTCCAGCTGGCACATGACGCGGTTATTACCAGACACCAGCCTTGCACGCGGATCCAGCTCTTCTACCAGTATGTTGGACATATTGCCATGCCCATCGGCGATGACAACCTCTTTTGCTCCGCCATTATAGGCTCCTTCAATCGCAGCATTCACATCTGCTGTCATCAGCTTTCTGAAACGCTGGTATTCGGAATTCGTTTTTAACTGCTGATTGGTTGCAACACCTGAGATACCTTCCATATCTGCCGAAATAAATATTTTCATCATGACCCACCTTTGAATGATAATTATAAATTTTCTAACTAATTAACTTAAAAAAAAGCGTGCTCAGAAAGGAAACGTTGATTGTTCATCGACACTCTTCACAAAGGCTTTTACTAGATCCTTTGTTGCGATCAAGTCGCCCACGTCTACAAGTTCAATGCTGGAATGTGTATAACGGGAAGGAATCGATAATACACCTGTCGGAATGCCTTTGTTGGCGTATGTGACTGCACCGCCGTCTGTCCCAATCCCAGTGAATACTTCCAGCTGATAGGGGATGTCCTGCTCCTTAGCTAGCTGGACTAGCAGCTTCTTCATCGTGTTTGGCACAATCAAACTAGCATCCATTACTTTAATGCCTGTCCCTTTCCCTAAGCTGAGGGTCTGATCCATTGTTTGCTCAAACGTATCACTCACTGCCGTTGTATCGATTGCGATAGCGACGTCTGCATCAATATGTTCGGAGGCTGTTTTTGCCCCTCTCAATCCGACTTCTTCCTGAACTGTGAACAAGCAAATGAGCTCGCCTGCGAAATCCTGCTCTATTTCTTCTAAAACTTGCAGGATCACAGCACACCCTGCCCGATCATCCAGTGACTTGGCGCGGATTTTAGGTTTTTCAGAAGTCCCGAGAATCTGCAGTTCAGAACCCCAAGTGACAGGAGTTCCTACCTCTATGCCCATTTCCACTGCTTCTTGATAAGAGCTTGCACCAACATCTATGTATAGCTGACTATGCTTTCTCACCTTTTGCGCGTCATCAAATTTAGCAAAGTGTGCCGAAAGCGTTCCGATTACGCCATTGATATGCCCTTCCTCGCCTAGCACCTTTACCGGCTGGGCAATAAGATTGCGGTCATCGTTGCCGCCCAGCTTTTCAAAGCGAAGAAATCCGTTTGCTTCTATCTTTTTCACAATAAAGCCGACTTCATCCATATGAGCTGTTAACAGAA
Coding sequences within it:
- a CDS encoding DUF3899 domain-containing protein gives rise to the protein MKWKVSLFFLTLLGWYIATVAAPFSLADVSNIAFLIGLILIIIAAIALILHTGFLTPLIQGFKIIGERMVRKSRSAEQADSQIKNDPNMQSFKANLAAHITQSTFIVGTSSILTSVIIIFML
- a CDS encoding peptide ABC transporter substrate-binding protein, with amino-acid sequence MKKWLVGMLILVIVAAGCSNGSSGGSAADIPQEITVNAMSEPPDLDPALATDTTSGWVLDHVFEGLYTKDESGNPVLGAAENVDVSEDGKTYTFTLRDDAKWSDGSNVTAQDFEYGWKRVLNPDTGSSFAFYMYYIKGAEAYNKGDGAVEDVGITAQDDKTLVVELGAPLGYFDELLTMWTFYPVKQELVEENSAWSAEADTYVSNGPFKLTKWAHDSEVVIEKNENYWDNSVVKLDKVTYKIVNDATTYYQMFKTGELDLIQTLPSDVIEQEKESEEYSEVPYFGTYMYMFNVEKEPFTNEKIRRAFTLAVDRETLTQNVTKSGETPAYAFVPPGVETPEGDFREAGGEYFEEDAAEAKKLLEEGMEEEGWTELPEVSISYNTAENNKKIAEAVQAMYKDNLGVDVKLENQEWKTYLDTTQQGNFQMARMGWIGVLVDPVVILDYYLGDSPNNRTNWVNEEYDQLMADAKVEQDPDKRYELLHQAEAVLMEDLPFNPIYHYTNNYLTSQNFENIVYPVNRYPYLKWAEKVSE
- a CDS encoding ABC transporter ATP-binding protein, with the protein product MTETIIQIEQMKKYFPIGKEKTVKSVDDISIEIKRGETFGLVGESGSGKSTLGKTIVGLEDPTSGKIVYNDLDLSQLNKKQKRQINREIQVIFQDPHASLNPRMRVGDIIAEGIDAHKLATGKNRQDRVYELLERVGLQPEHAKRYPHEFSGGQRQRIGIARALAVEPKFIVADEPISALDVSIQAQVINLLEDLKEQEDLTYLFIAHDLGMVKHISDRIGVMYLGKMMELSDSDELFHDPLHPYTKALLSAIPIANPEAERRERIVLDGDPPSPVDPPSGCRFRTRCPFAMDVCAKEVPEWREVKEKHWTACHLYNNQI
- a CDS encoding ABC transporter ATP-binding protein, which gives rise to MLERLLEVNNLEVSFKTYGGEVQAVRDVSFHVDKGEILAIVGESGSGKSVTVQSIMGLIPTPPGKIKNGEVLLEGQDLLKLSKRDMQKVKGSQISMVFQDPMTSLNPTMKVGKQIAESITAHQNIKGQEAKERAIDMIRRVGISNPAERYEQYPHEFSGGMRQRIMIAIALACHPKVLLADEPTTALDVTIQAQVLDLMKNLKDEMDTSIILITHDLGVVAETAERVAVMYGGMIVETASVNELFHNPKHPYTWGLLESIPDIDAADKKRLVPIEGAPPDLFSPPKGCPFAPRCKYAMDVCVAEMPPAFSIDSGHEAKCWLNDSRSPALKELVAAGRQLS
- a CDS encoding ABC transporter permease: MEAKRVDDSLFRPLSPEKRGHAPIQRPSMSVWKETILSVLKNKMAVLGFTLLLVIGFLAIAGPHMVPFDPAKQDLVNTNVAPNSEHWFGTDDLGRDVWSRTWYGARVSLTIGLIAAAIDIILGVTIGGISGYMAGRSKFGDRIDSILMRIVEILYGIPYLLIVILLMVIMEPGITSIIIALSVTGWVGMARIIRGQILQLKSQEYVLAAQKMGTSHPKIIWRHLIPNTAGIIIVNLTFTIPSSIFAESFLSFLGLGVQAPFASWGTMANDSLGVILSGQWWRLFFPGFMIALTMFAFNAFGDGLQDALDPKATK
- a CDS encoding ABC transporter permease, translated to MYIVKRLLIMLLTIWVIASLTFLIMKFIPGDPFASDADVLPEEVLQNIRAKYNLDEPIAVQYVLYMRDLVTFDLGFSIQSETRSVNSIIADGAPASALLGLQALVIALALGLLLGIVAALNHNKVLDYASMFIAIIGISVPSFILAPLLIKYFAVEWGMLPVASWGTWQHSILPTLALAATPLAVIARFMRSSMLEVTNQNYIKTADAKGLSKTQLVIRHGIRNAILPVISFIGPLFVSLITGTFVIEKIFAIPGIGRYFVDSIFNRDYPVIMGTTIFFSVLLVVTLFIIDLSYRYIDPRIKLTSGGE
- a CDS encoding M55 family metallopeptidase, which produces MMKIFISADMEGISGVATNQQLKTNSEYQRFRKLMTADVNAAIEGAYNGGAKEVVIADGHGNMSNILVEELDPRARLVSGNNRVMCQLEGLDDTFDGIMFVGHHGREAGSERTVISHTLAGICVNEMKINDRVVGETEMNTLVAGGFNVPAIFISGDDAYVKEVQETLPDVKGAVTKRAVDRFAAELLHPEVARKEIRKKAELAVKDIKSFKPQTVEGPVTFNIEFKGPQQAMMTTTLPTVELTGPRSIRFTCDDIVTAYKHMWGCVIIAMTATNGVLGSVNA
- a CDS encoding M42 family metallopeptidase, with protein sequence MIELVKKLTSLQGPSGYEQEVSYFLKDYLTSKTDEVIIDPIGNVIAKKKGAKPGPAILLTAHMDEVGFIVKKIEANGFLRFEKLGGNDDRNLIAQPVKVLGEEGHINGVIGTLSAHFAKFDDAQKVRKHSQLYIDVGASSYQEAVEMGIEVGTPVTWGSELQILGTSEKPKIRAKSLDDRAGCAVILQVLEEIEQDFAGELICLFTVQEEVGLRGAKTASEHIDADVAIAIDTTAVSDTFEQTMDQTLSLGKGTGIKVMDASLIVPNTMKKLLVQLAKEQDIPYQLEVFTGIGTDGGAVTYANKGIPTGVLSIPSRYTHSSIELVDVGDLIATKDLVKAFVKSVDEQSTFPF